The genomic segment TGGGCGGATAGTGCACGCCGCTCTGGATCCGGGCGGCGCGCAGCCTGTCCTGCAGCGCGTCGCGGTCGGCGCCCTCGGGCAGCACCACGGCGAACAGGTGGTGGGCGCTCTCCTCCACCGGCCGGTCCGCGTACGGCACCGTGATGCCGGGCAGCGGGGCCAGCTGCTCGCGGTACATCGCGACCGCTTCCTGGCGTCTGACCTGCCCCGCGGGCAGCGCTTCGAGCTGGACGCGGCCGATGGCGCTGCCGATCTCCGTGGGCCGGTAGTTGAGGCCCAGCGTGTCGACGTCGTACAGGGAGGAGCCGCCGTGGTGGCGCTGCTGGGCGCTGACGGTCAGGGCGTGCGAGCGCAGCCGCCGGATGTGGTCGGCTACGGCGGGGTCGCGGGCGACGACCATGCCGCCCTCGCCCGTGGCGAGGTTCTTGGTGGCGAAGAAGCTGAAGCAGCCGATGTCGCCGACCGTGCCGAGCATGCCGTGGGGCGAGTCCGTGACGGGGGCGTGGGCGCAGTCCTCGATGAGGGCGAGGCCGTGCGTACGGGCCAGCCGGGCGAGGGCCGTCAGGTCGGCGGGGTGGCCGCCGTAGTGCATGGCGACGATCGCCCGGGTGCGCGGGGTGATCCTGCGGGCGGCGTCCTCCGGGTCGATGGACAGGTCGTGCGCGCCCTTGACGTCGGCGAAGACGGGGGTGGCGCCGGACAGGGCGACGGTCGCGGCGGCCGACACGAAGTTCAGCGAGGGCAGGACGACCTCGTCGCCGGGACCGAGGTCCAGGCTCAGGACGGCGAGGTGCAGGGCCGCGGTGCCGTTGCTGACGGCGACCGCGGACCCGACGCCGAGCGCCGCCGCGAACCTGTTCTCGAAGTCCTCGGTGACGGGCCCGGTCGAGAGCCAGCCGGAGCGCAGGACCTGGGTGACCGCGTCGATCTCGGCCTGCCCGATCTGCGGGCGGTACAGCGCGATGTCGAACGCCGTCATGCGGACCCCACCTCCTGGAACGCGCCGGTGCCCGCGCCGAGCACGGCCTCGGCGCCGCGGCCCAGATAGCGGGCGCGGTCGGCACGGAAGGCGGCGGCGGCCCGGTTCAGCTGCTCGGGCGTGCCGATGTCGTGCCAGTCCCCTTCGATGACATGGCCCTCGATGCGCTCGCCCTCGGCGCGTGCACGGTCGAGGAGTGCGGGCATGTCGTCCCGCACGCGGGGCGCGAGGAGGCGCTGCAGGGACGGTTCGAGTACGTAGATGCCGCCGCTGACCAGGAAGCTCAGCCGGGGCTTCTCCCGGAAGTCGGTCACCCTGCGGTCGTCGTCGAGCTCCACCACGCCGTGCGCGATGTCGATGTACTGGCGGCTGAGCGCGACGGTGGCGGCGGCCCCCGACTTCTTGTGGCGTGCGACCAGGTCGGCGAAGTCGATGTCGGTGAGCAGGTCCGCGTTCATCACGAGCGTGGAGTCCTCGAAGGGCGGAAGGAGTGCGAGCGGGCCCGCCGTGCCCAGGGGCTCCTCCTCCGGGAAGAAGTCCAGTTCGAGGCCGGCCCAGCGGTTCCCCGCGAAGCTCGCCTCGATCATGTGGGCCTGGTGGCCCAGCGAGAGGGACACGTGTGTGAAGCCGGCGCTCCGCAGCTGCGCCAGGATGATGTGCAGGATCGGTGTGCCGTCGACGGGTACGAGGGGTTTGGGGATGGTCAGGGTGTGCGGCCGTAACCTCCGGCCCACGCCTCCGGCCAGTACCACTGCTCTCATCGGGCCTTCTCCGTTTGCTTCCGGGCGGCGGTCAGCGTGCGGTAGACGGTGTGGACCCGGTCGGCGACCGCGTCCCAGCCGAGTTCGCGGCGCACCTTGTCGTGGCCGTGCTCTCCCATGGCGCGGCGTTCGGCCGGGTCGGCGAGGAGCCGGTTGACGGCGTCGGCGACGGTCCGCGGGGTGGGGCGGA from the Streptomyces venezuelae genome contains:
- a CDS encoding DegT/DnrJ/EryC1/StrS family aminotransferase, coding for MTAFDIALYRPQIGQAEIDAVTQVLRSGWLSTGPVTEDFENRFAAALGVGSAVAVSNGTAALHLAVLSLDLGPGDEVVLPSLNFVSAAATVALSGATPVFADVKGAHDLSIDPEDAARRITPRTRAIVAMHYGGHPADLTALARLARTHGLALIEDCAHAPVTDSPHGMLGTVGDIGCFSFFATKNLATGEGGMVVARDPAVADHIRRLRSHALTVSAQQRHHGGSSLYDVDTLGLNYRPTEIGSAIGRVQLEALPAGQVRRQEAVAMYREQLAPLPGITVPYADRPVEESAHHLFAVVLPEGADRDALQDRLRAARIQSGVHYPPTHLFSAYQRRSRGGPCRLPVTEDVMARQLSLPLHPGVGKDEVRQVVEAVSDAWPESA
- a CDS encoding sugar phosphate nucleotidyltransferase codes for the protein MRAVVLAGGVGRRLRPHTLTIPKPLVPVDGTPILHIILAQLRSAGFTHVSLSLGHQAHMIEASFAGNRWAGLELDFFPEEEPLGTAGPLALLPPFEDSTLVMNADLLTDIDFADLVARHKKSGAAATVALSRQYIDIAHGVVELDDDRRVTDFREKPRLSFLVSGGIYVLEPSLQRLLAPRVRDDMPALLDRARAEGERIEGHVIEGDWHDIGTPEQLNRAAAAFRADRARYLGRGAEAVLGAGTGAFQEVGSA